The following coding sequences are from one Leishmania braziliensis MHOM/BR/75/M2904 complete genome, chromosome 36 window:
- a CDS encoding putative N-acetyltransferase subunit Nat1, which translates to MSSAPSTLPADQQRLFDRMNREYSNREYSKALRTSESILSIVPDHVDTFAGRGLVLYNMDRQEEGYESIKQAILLNPKSMVAWHALGMCQRLDKKFGEALKAFKRALTFDPTNTEVLRDLASVCIQLRDWPLFLEAREKMVMAKASVRANWVALSCGHRILGHSRIAAAVMDTMASIMDTGDTPVEVSEAQLYRVELELESGAPQRALELLKKHDIDIIDVETKLLLRAKAHAQLGQRNEAEKRYMEVIAMGVSEADSIAALAHLQKIPLDRYLRPAVGYTEKYMEIIDRVLKAYPKCDYAKRHALDCGPIGEFSERLAVFVTPYIQRMIPSLFSVLKSLYVDAERAAKMGDFFATLEQELEAKDFSRFGGEASPCYILWVRTFLASHYRRTGDYALAHAYIEKAIAHTPTLELLYLEKAKILAREGKTAEAAEQADMARRLDLQDKYLNSKAAKYYFRDNQVEKGEATMQLFYKPSVVAGDTYLTALESQCYWYEREVGEAFYRKGDYISALQNLLMFERHHEQNHCELSDFHNYVFRRNTMRPWFDVLDCDDNMGRNKFFLKFCPAIVRTYMRIHENGEEAVRAAHVPRPELKFDEVAAGEVKRVKQLHADYYMSDVDLSEPLVKASRYMGHLLDHRNAEASTHTLAIELYTAADKPLLVARALLALHRQQYNKTRDLVMAFKTGLYTTTTMDPRVRAIVDEILTIVSV; encoded by the coding sequence ATGTCGTCAGCGCCGTCCACGCTCCCGGCggatcagcagcgcctgttCGACCGGATGAATCGTGAATACTCAAATCGAGAGTACAgcaaggcgctgcgcacaTCGGAGAGTATTCTCAGCATCGTTCCAGATCATGTGGACACGTTTGCCGGCCGCGGGCTTGTCCTGTACAACATGGACAGACAAGAGGAAGGCTACGAATCCATTAAGCAGGCCATTCTCCTCAACCCCAAATCGATGGTAGCCTGGCACGCGTTAGGCATGTGCCAGCGGCTCGATAAGAAGTTTGGCGAGGCACTCAAAGCGTTCAAGCGTGCGTTAACCTTTGATCCGACGAACACAGAAGTTCTGCGCGATTTGGCGTCGGTGTGCATTCAACTGCGGGACTGGCCTCTGTTCCTTGAGGCGCGCGAGAAGATGGTCATGGCAAAGGCGAGCGTGCGTGCAAACTGGGTGGCACTCTCATGCGGCCACCGCATTCTAGGCCACAGCAGGATTGCCGCAGCTGTCATGGACACCATGGCGTCCATCATGGACACTGGTGACACTCCCGTCGAAGTGAGCGAGGCACAGTTGTATCGTGTTGAGCTCGAGCTGGAAAGCGGGGCTCCACAGCGTGCGTTGGAGCTACTTAAAAAACACGACATCGACATAATCGACGTGGAAACcaagttgctgctgcgcgccaaggcgcacgcgcagctcgGTCAGCGGAAtgaggcagagaagcgctACATGGAGGTGATTGCGATGGGTGTATCGGAGGCGGACAGCATCGCAGCACTGGCTCACCTGCAGAAGATCCCTCTCGACCGTTACCTTCGTCCGGCTGTGGGGTACACGGAGAAGTACATGGAGATCATTGACCGTGTGCTGAAGGCCTACCCAAAGTGCGACTACGCAAAACGTCACGCGCTGGACTGTGGGCCAATCGGAGAGTTCAGTGAGCGCCTCGCTGTTTTCGTCACCCCCTACATCCAGCGCATGATTCCGTCTTTGTTCAGCGTGCTCAAGTCGCTGtacgtggatgccgagcgaGCGGCAAAAATGGGTGACTTCTTCGCGacgctggagcaggagctTGAGGCGAAGGACTTCTCCCGTTTTGGCGGGGAGGCGAGCCCATGCTACATTCTCTGGGTGCGCACGTTTCTCGCATCGCACTACCGCCGCACCGGCGACTACGCGCTGGCCCATGCCTACATTGAAAAAGCTATCGCCCACACACCGACACTAGAACTGCTTTACCTGGAAAAGGCAAAGATTCTTGCACGAGAGGGCAAGACAGCTGAGGCCGCCGAGCAGGCAGATATGGCGCGGAGGTTGGACTTGCAGGACAAGTACTTAAATAGCAAGGCAGCCAAGTACTACTTCCGCGACAACcaggtggagaagggggaggcaaCGATGCAGCTCTTCTACAAACCGTCCGTAGTGGCGGGTGACACCTACCTCACAGCACTCGAGTCACAGTGCTATTGGTATGAGCGCGAGGTAGGAGAGGCCTTCTACCGAAAGGGTGACTACATCTCTGCCTTGCAGAACCTTCTCATGTTCGAGCGGCACCACGAGCAGAACCACTGCGAGCTCAGCGACTTCCACAACTACGTCTTTCGGCGCAACACAATGCGCCCCTGGTTTGACGTGTTGGACTGCGACGACAACATGGGTCGAAACAAATTCTTCTTGAAGTTTTGTCCCGCCATTGTGCGCACTTACATGCGCATCCACGAGAACGGTGAGGAAGCCGTGCGGGCGGCGCACGTACCGCGGCCAGAGCTGAAGTTTGATGAGGTTGCCGCAGGCGAGGTGAAGCGGGTGAAGCAGTTGCACGCGGACTACTACATGAGTGACGTGGACCTGTCAGAGCCTCTCGTCAAGGCGAGTCGCTACATGGGCCACCTCCTGGACCACCGCAACGCCGAAGCCAGTACGCACACGCTCGCCATCGAGCTGTACACGGCGGCCGACAAGCCTCTCCTTGTCGCTCGTGCGCTTCTCGCGCTTCACCGACAGCAGTACAACAAGACGAGGGATCTTGTCATGGCCTTCAAGACCGGGCTGTACACCACCACAACAATGGACCCTCGCGTTCGGGCTATTGTGGATGAGATCCTTACCATTGTATCGGTGTAG
- a CDS encoding fructose-1,6-bisphosphate aldolase, whose amino-acid sequence MSSRVNVLQSQLPAFNRIHSAYEKELIETVKKLTSPGKGLLAADESIGSCSKRFDPIGLSNTEEHRRQYRALMLEAEGLEQYISGVILHDETVGQKASNGLSFPKYLTARGVVPGIKTDMGLCPLLEGAEGEQMTEGLDGYAKRASGYYKKGCRFCKWRNVYKIQNGTVSESAVRFNAETLARYAILSQMNGLVPIVEPEVMIDGTHDIETCQRVSEHVWREVVAALQRHGVLWEGCLLKPNMVVPGAESGMTATPEQVAHYTVMTLARTMPAMLPGVMFLSGGLSEVQASEYLNAINKCSLPRPFFLSFSYARALQSSALKAWGGKESGVAAGRRAFLHRARMNSLAQLGKYKRADDDASSSSLYVKGNTY is encoded by the coding sequence ATGTCGTCGCGTGTGAACGTCTTACAGAGCCAGCTTCCGGCGTTCAACCGGATCCACTCAGCGTACGAGAAGGAGCTGATCGAGACAGTAAAGAAGTTGACGTCCCCGGGCAAGGGCCTCCTGGCGGCAGACGAGTCGATCGGCTCGTGCTCGAAGCGATTCGATCCCATTGGCCTGAGCAACACGGAGGAGCACCGACGTCAGTACCGCGCGCTGATGCTTGAGGCGGAAGGACTCGAGCAGTACATCAGCGGTGTCATCCTGCACGACGAGACGGTTGGACAGAAGGCGAGCAACGGCTTGTCGTTCCCGAAGTACCTCACGGCGCGCGGTGTTGTGCCCGGGATCAAAACAGACATGGGACTATGCCCGCTCCTGGAGGGCGCCGAGGGTGAGCAGATGACGGAGGGCCTCGACGGCTACGCGAAGCGCGCATCTGGCTACTACAAGAAAggctgccgcttctgcaAGTGGCGCAACGTATACAAAATCCAGAACGGGACGGTTTCGGAGTCTGCAGTGCGCTTCAACGCAGAGACGCTCGCCCGCTACGCGATCCTGTCGCAGATGAACGGGCTTGTGCCGATCGTGGAGCCGGAGGTGATGATCGACGGCACGCACGACATCGAAACGTGCCAGCGCGTGTCCGAGCACGTATGGCGCgaagtggtggcggcgctgcagcgtcacGGCGTTCTGTGGGAGGGCTGTCTGCTTAAGCCGAACATGGTGGTGCCCGGCGCCGAGTCCGGTatgacggcgacgccggAGCAGGTGGCGCACTATACAGTGATGACGCTTGCGCGCACAATGCCGGCGATGCTGCCCGGCGTTATGTTCCTCTCTGGTGGCCTGAGCGAGGTGCAGGCAAGCGAGTACCTGAACGCGATTAACAAGTGCTCACTACCGCGGCCGTTCTTTCTGAGCTTCTCGTACGCGCGCGCTCTGCAATCCTCCGCGCTGAAGGCATGGGGCGGAAAAGAGtctggcgttgctgccggGCGCCGTGCCTTCTTGCACCGCGCTCGCATGAACTCGCTGGCGCAGCTTGGCAAGTACAAGCGCGCCGACGATGacgcctcctcttcgtctctgTACGTCAAGGGGAATACCTACTAA
- a CDS encoding putative 40S ribosomal protein S9 — protein sequence MRNYNNFNRVWKAPRRPFEKERLDREMKLCGQYGLRCKREIWRVNMTLSKMRRTARLLLTLPENHPRRLLEGSAIMRRCHEYGFLDEEKDKLDYVLSLTVPDILERRLQTIVFKAGLAKSVHHARVLIQQRHIAVAKQIVTIPSFIVRVSSERHIAFADASPFGNGRPGRVKRVRVKAAKRHAAGGDDE from the coding sequence ATGCGCAACTACAACAACTTCAACCGCGTGTGGAAGGCGCCGCGCCGTCCGttcgagaaggagcgcctcgACCGCGAGATGAAGCTGTGCGGTCAGTACGGTCTGCGCTGCAAGCGTGAGATCTGGCGCGTGAACATGACGCTCTCCAAgatgcgccgcaccgcccGTCTTCTGCTGACGCTGCCGGAGAACCACCCCCGCCGCCTGCTGGAGGGTTCCGCCAtcatgcgccgctgccacgagTATGGCTTCCTCGACGAGGAAAAGGACAAGCTTGATTACGTGCTGTCGCTGACGGTACCAGACATTCTGGAGCGCCGCCTGCAAACGATCGTCTTCAAGGCCGGTCTCGCCAAGTCTGTGCACCACGCCCGCGTCCTtatccagcagcgccacatcgccgtcgccaagCAGATTGTGACGATCCCGTCCTTCATCGTGCGcgtgagcagcgagcgccaCATCGCCTTCGCTGATGCCTCGCCGTTCGGCAACGGGCGCCCCGGCCGTGTCAAGCGCGTGCGCGTGAAGGCGGCCAAgcgccacgccgccggcggTGACGACGAGTAA